A genomic segment from Candidatus Polarisedimenticolia bacterium encodes:
- the rpmI gene encoding 50S ribosomal protein L35 gives MPKQKTHRGAAKRFRMTAGGKAKRSQAFKRHILTKKPRKRKRHLDQEVVVSPADIRRIRRMLPYG, from the coding sequence ATGCCGAAGCAGAAAACGCACCGAGGCGCCGCGAAGCGCTTCCGGATGACGGCCGGAGGCAAGGCCAAGAGGTCCCAGGCGTTCAAGCGGCACATCCTGACCAAGAAACCCCGGAAGCGGAAGCGCCACCTCGATCAAGAGGTCGTCGTGAGCCCCGCCGATATCCGGCGCATCCGCCGGATGCTTCCCTACGGATAG
- the infC gene encoding translation initiation factor IF-3 → MDSESIHKKTRVNERIRAREIRVIGSTGAQLGIMTPEVALKTAEEEGLDLVEVAPEANPPVCRIMDFGKYRYQLNKKAQESRKKQKVIVVKEVKFRPKTDEHDYQFKKNNISRFITKENKVKVSVMFRGRENQHREIGQRILDRIRAELEDVAIVESGPRLEGPFLYMMMAPKR, encoded by the coding sequence ATGGATAGTGAGTCCATCCACAAGAAGACGCGGGTGAACGAGAGAATACGGGCCCGGGAGATTCGGGTCATCGGATCCACGGGAGCCCAGCTGGGGATCATGACCCCTGAGGTCGCCCTGAAAACCGCCGAGGAGGAGGGACTCGACCTCGTGGAGGTCGCCCCGGAAGCCAATCCTCCCGTTTGCCGCATCATGGACTTCGGCAAGTACCGCTACCAGCTGAACAAGAAGGCCCAGGAGTCGCGCAAGAAACAGAAGGTGATCGTGGTCAAGGAGGTGAAGTTCCGCCCCAAGACCGACGAGCACGACTATCAGTTCAAGAAAAACAACATCTCCCGGTTCATCACCAAGGAGAACAAGGTGAAGGTCTCGGTGATGTTCCGCGGAAGAGAGAACCAGCATCGGGAAATCGGGCAGCGAATCCTCGATCGGATCCGGGCCGAGCTGGAGGACGTGGCCATCGTGGAGAGCGGCCCCCGGCTGGAGGGTCCGTTCCTTTACATGATGATGGCCCCGAAGCGCTGA